One genomic window of Mesoplodon densirostris isolate mMesDen1 chromosome 14, mMesDen1 primary haplotype, whole genome shotgun sequence includes the following:
- the FNDC4 gene encoding fibronectin type III domain-containing protein 4, whose translation MPQCLPADSVGTMASLMPLSPYLSPTVLLLVSCDLGFVRADRPPSPVNVTVTHLRANSATVSWDVPEGNIVIGYSISQQRQNGPGQRVIREVNTTTRACALWGLAEDSDYTVQVRSIGLRGESPPGPRVHFRTLKGSDRLPSNSSSPGDITVEGLDGERPLQTGEVVIIVVVLLMWAAVIGLFCRQYDIIKDNDSNNNPKEKGKGPEQSPQGRPVGARQKNSPSINTIDV comes from the exons ATGCCCCAGTGCCTCCCAGCGGACTCGGTGGGGACCATGGCTTCGCTAATGCCCCTCTCCCCATATCTAAGCCCCACTGTCCTCCTGCTGGTCAGTTGTGACCTGGGCTTTGTACGAGCAG ACCGGCCTCCCTCTCCTGTGAATGTGACAGTCACTCACCTCAGAGCCAACTCGGCCACTGTGTCTTGGGACGTCCCAGAAGGCAACATCGTCATTGGCTACTCCATTTCCCAGCAA CGACAGAATGGACCGGGGCAACGTGTGATCCGGGAGGTGAACACCACCACTCGGGCCTGTGCCCTCTGGGGCCTGGCTGAAGACAGTGACTACACAGTACAGGTCAGGAGCATCGGCCTTCGGGGAGAAAGCCCCCCAGGGCCGCGCGTGCACTTCCGAACTCTCAAGGGTTCTGACCGGCTACCCTCAAACAGCTCGAGCCCAG GTGACATCACAGTGGAGGGTCTGGATGGAGAGCGACCTCTGCAGACGGGGGAAGTGGTCATCATTGTGGTGGTGTTGCTCATGTGGGCTG CTGTAATTGGGCTATTCTGCCGTCAATATGACATCATCAAGGACAATGACTCCAACAATAACcccaaggagaaggggaagggaccAGAACAGAGTCCTCAGGGAAGGCCAGTGGGGGCGAGACAG AAAAACTCACCATCCATCAACACCATTGACGTATGA